One genomic region from Dehalobacter restrictus DSM 9455 encodes:
- a CDS encoding DUF2225 domain-containing protein, producing the protein MMDKKDITEKLEPLYDKKVECLLCGQEFVTKKIRSRFIKPRKVDSDFGQIFEQDDNSPLFYYVMVCPHCGFSFTEDFSKIMAQNVRKKTLEEISGKMDHSKDFCGERDYQMAVRTFKLAIYFAQLIKEKHVVLARICHRLAWIYRGAGIAEEEMRFMNLACTEYEQSFLYTDFNPELTPEIQILYLIGELNRRLGKYNEAVKYFSTVSEHPDKSRYMKYVNMARNQWSEAVQEYRESKNKQQIQPNVKSE; encoded by the coding sequence ATGATGGATAAAAAGGATATAACTGAAAAGCTCGAGCCTCTCTACGACAAAAAGGTCGAATGCCTTTTATGCGGTCAGGAATTCGTGACCAAGAAAATCCGGTCAAGGTTCATTAAGCCGCGCAAGGTCGACAGCGATTTTGGTCAGATATTTGAGCAAGATGACAATAGTCCGTTATTCTACTATGTCATGGTCTGCCCTCATTGTGGTTTTTCTTTCACAGAGGATTTTTCCAAAATCATGGCACAAAATGTTCGCAAAAAAACCCTCGAGGAGATCTCCGGCAAGATGGATCACAGTAAAGACTTCTGCGGAGAGCGGGATTATCAGATGGCAGTCAGAACGTTTAAGCTAGCGATCTACTTTGCCCAGCTGATTAAAGAAAAACATGTTGTGCTGGCAAGGATCTGTCACCGCCTGGCGTGGATTTACCGCGGAGCCGGAATTGCTGAAGAAGAGATGAGATTTATGAACCTGGCCTGTACCGAATATGAACAATCTTTTCTTTATACGGATTTCAATCCGGAATTGACTCCGGAAATCCAGATTTTATATTTGATCGGTGAATTGAACCGCAGACTAGGAAAATACAATGAAGCTGTCAAATATTTTTCTACAGTCAGTGAACATCCTGACAAAAGCCGGTACATGAAATATGTCAATATGGCCAGAAATCAGTGGAGCGAAGCTGTCCAGGAATATCGAGAGAGCAAGAACAAACAGCAAATACAGCCAAACGTAAAATCAGAATAA
- a CDS encoding GntR family transcriptional regulator, translating into MNIIISHMSGEPIYQQIINQIKTLILAGDLTEGEMLPSIRQLGKDLRISVITTKRVYEELEREKFIYSVPGKGSFVALQNCEARIKNKRKQIEEMLKDVVKESRLLNLSLAEITEILKNVYDDMTPAK; encoded by the coding sequence ATGAATATCATTATTTCACACATGAGCGGAGAACCGATCTATCAGCAAATCATCAATCAGATCAAAACATTGATCCTGGCGGGAGATCTGACCGAGGGGGAAATGCTTCCTTCGATCAGGCAGCTTGGGAAGGATTTGCGTATCAGTGTCATTACAACCAAAAGAGTCTATGAGGAATTGGAACGGGAGAAGTTTATTTACTCTGTTCCGGGAAAAGGGTCTTTTGTTGCTCTGCAAAACTGTGAGGCAAGGATCAAAAATAAACGAAAACAAATTGAAGAAATGTTGAAAGACGTTGTCAAGGAAAGCAGGCTTCTGAATTTAAGCCTTGCTGAAATCACAGAAATATTAAAGAACGTCTATGACGATATGACCCCGGCAAAGTAA
- a CDS encoding THUMP domain-containing class I SAM-dependent RNA methyltransferase: MARVELVAVTAFGLEAVVARELKNLGYENTEVQNGKISWTTNEEGICRANLWLRCADRISLKMGEFEARSFEELFQQTKALPWEEWLPVDACFPVTGKSVKSQLHSVPDCQAIVKKAIVERLKDTYGVSWFEETGALYAVQVSILKDTVTLTIDTSGKGLNKRGYRQMAGEAPLKETLAAAMAYLSYWNPDRVLLDPFCGTGTIPIEAAFIGQNRAPGLARAFSAERWTNIAEKHWRKAREEAEDLWQRNEELAIYGSDIDPAALRLAREHTREAGLEGKIFFQRLSVKEVRSRFKYGCIITNPPYGQRLGTAEEAETAYRELGEVLERLEDWSLHMLTSLPKPERFIKKRWDKSRKLYNGRIECHYYQFFGPKPPKDAKNNL, from the coding sequence ATGGCAAGGGTTGAACTGGTCGCAGTAACGGCATTTGGGCTTGAAGCTGTCGTTGCGCGGGAACTTAAAAATCTGGGGTATGAAAATACAGAGGTTCAGAACGGTAAGATATCATGGACAACAAATGAAGAAGGGATTTGCCGGGCCAATCTGTGGCTGAGGTGTGCGGACCGTATCAGTTTGAAGATGGGTGAGTTTGAAGCCCGGAGCTTTGAGGAATTATTCCAGCAAACGAAAGCATTGCCCTGGGAGGAATGGTTGCCGGTGGACGCCTGTTTTCCGGTGACCGGAAAATCGGTTAAATCTCAGCTGCATAGTGTTCCAGACTGCCAGGCGATCGTTAAGAAAGCGATTGTGGAGAGACTGAAGGATACCTATGGCGTCAGCTGGTTTGAAGAGACAGGAGCCCTCTATGCCGTACAGGTCTCTATTCTGAAAGATACTGTTACGCTGACCATCGATACTTCCGGTAAGGGATTAAACAAACGTGGCTATAGGCAAATGGCCGGGGAGGCTCCATTAAAAGAAACACTTGCTGCCGCAATGGCCTATCTTAGCTACTGGAACCCCGACCGTGTTCTTCTGGATCCTTTTTGCGGAACAGGAACGATTCCGATTGAAGCGGCTTTTATCGGGCAGAACCGGGCACCTGGTCTGGCCAGGGCATTTTCGGCTGAGCGATGGACGAACATTGCGGAAAAACATTGGCGAAAAGCAAGAGAAGAAGCAGAAGATCTCTGGCAAAGAAATGAGGAACTTGCAATCTATGGTTCGGATATTGATCCAGCTGCTTTACGCTTAGCCAGGGAACACACCAGAGAAGCAGGTCTGGAAGGAAAAATATTTTTTCAAAGGCTGTCGGTCAAAGAAGTCCGCTCCAGATTTAAATATGGCTGTATCATTACGAATCCTCCATACGGGCAAAGGCTTGGAACAGCAGAAGAAGCTGAAACTGCTTATCGGGAACTTGGCGAGGTTCTGGAGAGACTCGAAGATTGGTCCCTGCATATGCTCACTTCGCTGCCAAAACCAGAAAGGTTCATTAAAAAAAGGTGGGATAAAAGCCGGAAATTATATAATGGAAGAATTGAGTGCCATTATTATCAGTTTTTTGGGCCCAAACCTCCAAAAGACGCGAAAAATAACCTATAG
- a CDS encoding ABC transporter ATP-binding protein has protein sequence MNETDPVRRNSSSLILEIQGLGKYFSEFELSDVTFSLEKGYVMGLIGPNGSGKTTTIKLIMNLLKKDRGEIKVFGLDHVKGEKEIKNKIGFVYDENHYYGVLTIEQMKKIVAPMYQYWDEHLFQKYLKEFDLNPKQKIDKLSKGMKTKFSLAMALSHQAELIILDEPTSGLDPVFRNELLEILYFLMQDENKAILFSTHITSDLERIADYITFINQGSVVFTNEKDQVLERFSLVKGPNYLLDSSLEKQFIGLRKSSVGFEGLTADLEVISPALKEKMIVERPTLDEIMIYLVNRTRMGVR, from the coding sequence GTGAACGAAACAGACCCTGTCAGAAGGAACAGCAGCAGTCTGATCCTGGAAATCCAGGGATTAGGGAAATATTTTTCGGAGTTTGAGCTTTCAGATGTTACATTCAGTTTGGAAAAAGGTTATGTAATGGGGCTTATCGGGCCAAATGGCTCAGGCAAGACCACAACGATTAAACTGATCATGAATCTCCTGAAAAAAGATAGGGGGGAGATCAAAGTATTTGGTCTGGATCATGTAAAAGGTGAAAAAGAAATCAAAAACAAAATCGGATTTGTTTACGATGAAAATCATTATTATGGCGTATTGACGATCGAGCAAATGAAAAAGATTGTGGCACCGATGTATCAATACTGGGATGAACATTTATTTCAAAAGTACCTGAAAGAATTTGACTTAAACCCAAAACAGAAAATTGACAAGTTGTCCAAAGGAATGAAAACAAAGTTTTCTTTGGCCATGGCGCTTTCTCATCAGGCGGAGCTGATCATCCTGGATGAACCGACATCCGGTCTGGATCCCGTGTTCAGAAACGAATTGCTCGAAATTCTTTACTTTCTGATGCAGGATGAAAATAAAGCCATACTCTTTTCTACGCATATTACTTCAGATTTGGAGAGGATTGCAGATTATATAACGTTTATTAATCAGGGCAGCGTTGTATTTACAAATGAAAAAGATCAGGTTCTGGAGCGATTTTCTCTGGTTAAAGGCCCCAATTACCTGCTGGATTCCTCCCTGGAAAAACAATTCATCGGTCTGCGCAAAAGTAGTGTCGGCTTTGAAGGGCTGACAGCTGATTTAGAGGTTATCTCGCCAGCACTGAAAGAAAAGATGATTGTCGAGAGGCCCACGCTGGATGAAATTATGATTTACCTAGTTAACAGAACAAGAATGGGGGTAAGGTAA
- a CDS encoding heterodisulfide reductase-related iron-sulfur binding cluster, producing the protein MQGSGLDLVSDVNGITGLISEISIRVKMLKPMHVKAIAFGNPDHLAGLMKDLFSRKVPLWSVSFINPDAARLKNNLPPHYHHGEPVTDEHRPILPEKYIAILSCTNDRCDLVQADVMEIAQKNNGEFLSAEIARHEWDARFEPVRAKRIAPSLIPSEIIIPLENLDKVIQEITAEVKHPFILEGFATNSQEFVLLGFILHDERQFNFNLAYALSLSILNTAQKYQGRPYASGLYFIGFVEKILGKDRVKKLTAFKKQVDPNKMMNPGKVLDNSFLSRGIELAGTFDPILKIFGNLAKTKDPGEVFKERKGIPGDIVWYAYACSQCGYCVDQCDQYYGRGWESQSPRGKWTFLKLLLEGEVEFTQRVVDTFLACTTCELCNRTCQLDLPNESSWLKLRGLLVDGLGYRTFPPFEIMANTMRQQGNIWGGYAKDRDKWIIDEVRDSIQEKAEYAFFPGCTSSFVEQDIAQSTALLLKEAGIKYAYLGNKEQCCGIPMLVSGRWEVFNETAAKNIAAMKQTGAKTVITTCPACWLVGEIYYRHWAKDNNIEYDLHAKHYADVLAEKIEAGEFKLAKELNLQATYHDPCHMGRAGARFEGPRTLINAIPGSNFREMRFHHYDAHCCGAVISLVADPKVASEIGASRIEEAIECGADTIITACPCCRVQLKISAKGNHLPIKIRDLSTLAAESLGYDIPCSDPVIDEKWAVFDGMIRMMTPWGMADMMAGLIPEMIEAMPDTYRNMMKMVMNAPEVFKEPMISMMKSVIPSLFPGLLPGIMDKVMPRMLEKVSEAIPMPEYLEEQMPNLMPKTMEVLMPKMLDEIIPYFMPKMADYLRGK; encoded by the coding sequence ATGCAGGGTTCGGGTCTGGATCTGGTTTCGGACGTTAATGGAATCACTGGTTTAATCAGCGAGATCAGCATCCGGGTTAAAATGCTGAAACCAATGCATGTCAAAGCCATCGCTTTTGGCAATCCGGACCATCTTGCAGGATTGATGAAAGATCTGTTTTCCCGCAAAGTGCCTTTATGGTCGGTATCATTTATCAACCCAGATGCTGCGAGGTTAAAGAATAATCTGCCGCCGCATTATCATCACGGGGAGCCAGTCACGGATGAGCACAGACCGATTCTGCCCGAAAAATATATAGCGATTCTGTCTTGTACCAACGACCGTTGCGATCTTGTTCAGGCCGATGTGATGGAAATCGCCCAAAAAAACAACGGAGAATTTCTCTCCGCCGAAATCGCCCGGCATGAATGGGATGCCCGTTTTGAACCCGTCAGGGCCAAGAGGATTGCCCCTTCCCTGATTCCAAGCGAGATTATTATCCCGCTGGAAAACCTCGATAAAGTCATTCAAGAGATTACGGCCGAAGTTAAGCACCCATTTATTCTGGAGGGCTTCGCGACAAATTCCCAGGAATTTGTTCTGCTGGGTTTCATCCTGCATGATGAAAGGCAGTTTAACTTCAATCTTGCTTATGCGCTTTCTCTGTCTATTCTGAACACCGCTCAGAAATACCAGGGCAGACCGTATGCGTCCGGCTTATATTTTATCGGGTTCGTCGAAAAGATCTTAGGCAAGGACAGGGTCAAAAAACTGACCGCATTCAAAAAGCAGGTTGACCCGAATAAAATGATGAATCCGGGCAAAGTCCTGGACAACAGTTTTTTGTCCAGGGGAATTGAACTTGCAGGTACGTTTGACCCGATCCTCAAAATATTCGGTAATTTGGCCAAAACCAAAGATCCCGGTGAAGTATTCAAGGAGAGAAAAGGCATTCCAGGTGACATTGTCTGGTATGCCTACGCCTGTTCGCAATGTGGCTACTGTGTTGATCAATGTGATCAATATTACGGCCGGGGTTGGGAGTCCCAATCCCCGCGCGGCAAATGGACGTTTTTAAAACTTCTTCTGGAAGGGGAAGTCGAATTTACCCAGCGTGTTGTTGACACTTTCTTGGCCTGCACGACGTGTGAATTATGCAACAGGACCTGTCAGCTGGATTTGCCGAATGAATCTTCCTGGCTAAAACTGCGGGGGCTGCTGGTAGACGGACTCGGGTACAGGACATTTCCTCCTTTTGAAATCATGGCCAATACGATGCGCCAGCAGGGCAATATTTGGGGCGGATACGCTAAGGACAGGGATAAATGGATCATTGACGAGGTTCGGGACAGTATCCAGGAAAAAGCCGAATACGCCTTTTTTCCTGGCTGTACCTCATCCTTCGTCGAACAGGATATTGCCCAGTCTACTGCTTTGCTGTTAAAGGAAGCAGGGATCAAATATGCTTATCTCGGCAACAAAGAACAGTGCTGCGGCATACCGATGCTCGTATCCGGACGCTGGGAAGTCTTCAATGAAACAGCAGCTAAAAATATTGCCGCGATGAAACAGACCGGGGCCAAGACCGTTATTACAACCTGTCCGGCCTGCTGGCTGGTCGGGGAAATCTATTACCGCCATTGGGCCAAAGACAACAATATTGAATATGATCTGCATGCCAAACATTATGCGGATGTTTTGGCCGAAAAGATTGAAGCGGGAGAGTTTAAGCTTGCCAAAGAACTTAACCTTCAGGCAACCTACCATGATCCTTGTCATATGGGACGGGCCGGAGCCAGGTTTGAAGGTCCACGTACGCTGATCAACGCAATCCCCGGCTCAAACTTCAGGGAAATGCGTTTTCACCATTATGATGCGCACTGCTGCGGCGCCGTGATCTCCCTAGTGGCTGATCCGAAGGTCGCCTCTGAGATTGGTGCTTCCCGGATTGAGGAAGCGATAGAGTGCGGTGCAGATACGATTATTACCGCCTGTCCCTGCTGCAGGGTCCAGTTAAAAATCTCGGCCAAGGGTAATCATCTGCCAATTAAGATCCGCGATTTATCTACGCTGGCAGCCGAAAGCCTTGGCTATGACATTCCGTGCTCAGATCCGGTCATCGATGAGAAGTGGGCTGTCTTTGACGGGATGATCCGAATGATGACCCCCTGGGGAATGGCCGATATGATGGCCGGTCTAATTCCGGAGATGATTGAAGCCATGCCGGACACATACAGGAACATGATGAAAATGGTGATGAACGCGCCGGAAGTGTTCAAAGAGCCGATGATCTCCATGATGAAAAGCGTGATACCTTCCTTATTCCCCGGATTGCTCCCGGGCATCATGGATAAAGTTATGCCGCGAATGCTTGAGAAAGTAAGCGAAGCCATCCCGATGCCGGAGTACCTCGAAGAACAGATGCCAAACCTGATGCCCAAAACGATGGAGGTACTCATGCCTAAAATGCTAGACGAGATCATCCCGTACTTCATGCCGAAAATGGCGGATTATTTGAGAGGGAAATAA
- a CDS encoding response regulator gives MRPVVMVIDDDTSIANLLSTMLISNGYTPIIASNGYSALTMLKSCPHPTLILTDYSMPILNGCEFIEKVSVQKNLKDIPVIMISGSDIEERKLPKTTNFKGIIQKPFKINTVLDVIKHHAINHCDSSLYPA, from the coding sequence TTGAGGCCTGTTGTAATGGTCATCGACGACGACACAAGTATAGCCAATCTTCTGTCAACAATGCTAATTAGCAACGGCTATACTCCAATTATCGCGTCAAATGGATATTCAGCTCTTACTATGCTGAAGAGCTGCCCTCACCCAACCTTGATTCTCACAGACTATTCCATGCCTATACTTAATGGCTGCGAATTTATTGAGAAGGTTTCAGTTCAAAAAAATCTGAAAGATATCCCGGTAATTATGATTTCCGGTTCAGATATTGAAGAAAGGAAGCTGCCGAAAACCACAAATTTCAAGGGGATTATCCAGAAACCGTTTAAAATCAATACGGTTCTTGACGTTATCAAGCATCACGCAATCAATCATTGCGATTCTTCACTCTATCCTGCTTAA
- a CDS encoding ABC-2 transporter permease: MWRIILKDLMVQKSNIFIIIFLCISISGTMYRSPGIAGVQLLLGVYFMLIYANSYDFKYNGEIMINSLPINRKEIVLAKYLSAIVYALIIMVIIIPESMILYLFNFPGLTGSIQAIVSFLGIVVLLLSIYISIYLPLYYRLGYMRSRWANFISMFVIFGLIGAMGQLIKIPAGELETTNQGLEQLTAVLNGYAGPVIYLMMLVVGMVLLVLSFKVSVRIYKNKDF; encoded by the coding sequence GTGTGGCGGATCATACTAAAAGATTTAATGGTCCAAAAAAGCAATATTTTCATTATTATCTTCTTGTGTATCTCGATCTCGGGCACGATGTACAGAAGCCCGGGAATAGCGGGAGTGCAACTTTTGTTAGGTGTATATTTCATGCTGATTTATGCAAATAGTTATGATTTTAAGTATAATGGGGAAATTATGATCAACAGTCTTCCGATTAACAGAAAAGAAATTGTTCTAGCCAAATATCTGTCTGCAATTGTCTATGCGCTGATTATCATGGTTATCATCATTCCGGAAAGTATGATTCTTTATCTATTTAATTTCCCCGGCCTGACGGGCAGTATCCAGGCCATTGTAAGTTTTCTTGGAATTGTCGTGCTGCTGCTGAGCATATATATTTCGATTTACCTGCCGCTCTATTACCGTTTAGGTTATATGCGTTCCAGGTGGGCCAATTTCATCTCTATGTTTGTTATTTTTGGGCTTATTGGCGCGATGGGTCAGTTGATAAAAATACCTGCCGGTGAATTGGAAACCACAAATCAGGGATTGGAGCAGCTTACTGCGGTACTGAATGGGTATGCCGGTCCGGTCATTTACCTTATGATGCTTGTTGTTGGGATGGTTCTGTTGGTACTTTCGTTCAAGGTTTCTGTCCGAATCTATAAAAACAAAGACTTTTAA
- a CDS encoding pyridoxal-phosphate-dependent aminotransferase family protein: MPNKEMLLIPGPTPVVDEIYEALSRETMSHTDMRFAGIFSEALAQTRKMFNTDGEVFVIAGSGTLAMEMALANTVARGEKLLIVSHGYFGDRFIGVAKALGIEAEVLAAEWGKQIEPSQIEEKLQQGGYKAVTVTHADTSTGVAANLDKVVPTVKKYGALFILDGVCASGGLEEDMGKAYGTDDYKIDVVLTASQKAIGVPPGLAIVAFGPKALESRAKMDGVNSYYMDINNWSPVMKEPQKYFATHPINMIYGYAEAMKIIAAEGTAARYRRHAAIGKAIRAAVRSMGMNIFAAEEVAAPTLSCILYPEGVNDAEFRAVLAKKGLIVAGLLASLAGKGFRLGHMGNTTNDIFCKALEIIGETLGEMGFPVDSAKAVQVFKDVFTENNK, translated from the coding sequence ATGCCCAATAAAGAAATGCTCTTAATTCCCGGCCCGACACCTGTAGTCGACGAAATTTATGAGGCGCTTTCCCGGGAAACAATGTCCCATACGGATATGCGTTTTGCAGGTATTTTCAGCGAAGCTCTCGCTCAGACCAGAAAAATGTTCAATACGGATGGCGAAGTTTTTGTTATCGCCGGATCCGGAACACTAGCCATGGAAATGGCACTGGCCAATACGGTTGCCCGCGGTGAGAAGCTGCTCATCGTAAGCCATGGCTATTTTGGAGACCGCTTTATCGGAGTTGCGAAAGCTTTAGGGATTGAAGCTGAAGTACTGGCTGCTGAGTGGGGCAAACAAATTGAACCGAGTCAGATCGAAGAAAAGCTGCAGCAAGGCGGATATAAAGCTGTTACGGTAACCCACGCGGATACATCAACGGGAGTAGCTGCTAATCTGGACAAAGTTGTTCCGACAGTCAAAAAGTATGGCGCGCTCTTTATTTTAGACGGTGTATGTGCTTCCGGCGGACTTGAAGAAGATATGGGCAAAGCCTATGGTACTGACGATTATAAGATTGACGTTGTTTTGACCGCATCTCAGAAAGCGATCGGGGTTCCTCCTGGACTTGCGATTGTGGCCTTTGGACCGAAAGCCCTAGAATCCAGAGCGAAAATGGATGGTGTCAACAGTTACTATATGGATATCAACAACTGGAGCCCGGTCATGAAAGAGCCCCAGAAATATTTTGCGACCCACCCGATCAATATGATCTATGGCTATGCAGAAGCTATGAAAATCATTGCGGCAGAAGGAACGGCAGCGCGTTATCGTCGGCATGCAGCGATTGGCAAAGCAATCCGTGCGGCGGTCAGATCCATGGGCATGAATATTTTTGCTGCGGAAGAAGTCGCTGCTCCGACTTTAAGCTGCATTCTTTATCCAGAAGGAGTCAACGATGCCGAATTCAGAGCCGTACTCGCGAAGAAAGGGCTGATCGTAGCCGGATTACTCGCTTCTCTAGCCGGAAAAGGCTTCAGATTGGGACATATGGGGAACACCACGAATGATATTTTCTGCAAAGCGCTCGAAATCATTGGTGAAACACTCGGAGAAATGGGATTCCCGGTGGACAGCGCGAAAGCCGTCCAGGTGTTCAAGGACGTTTTTACTGAGAATAATAAATAA
- the hflX gene encoding GTPase HflX, which yields MLQVNGEIEGIKNSILEKLNSFYTYQIPRDHLWTQELIEQLAEISSQVNKEIAVYADRKGRITDVSIGNHSTVKLAEVEQKRSLQRLSGTRCIHTHPKSSGLLSSMDISSLKQLNLDAMIAIGIRNNRAEDLYVGILSPTNIEEVNIFGPLAADIDDFALLFQNIEDADNVLRKLPAEKAKTSERTILVGLQTRYSRDLYGISEAEVSFAELEELAKTADALIVGHLMQKKETRDSSTIIGPGKLEELQQMIQTRQADLVIFDEELTGTQQRILEEKLGLKVLSRTGLILDIFAQHARSREGILQVELAQLEYRLPRLTGTGVALSRLGGGIGTRGPGETKLETDRRHIRSRIAHLRERLDDIRRQRGILRGNRQKNNIPVLSIVGYTNAGKSTLLNALCGSDVLAEDKLFATLDPTTRKLPLNNGSTVLLSDTVGFIRRLPPNLLDAFKSTLEEVVLSDQILIVADAADPQVEDHIRIVDEILAELGAGSKPTLIVLNKVDRLHPDNRISLWRETRPVVEISALQRSGLEELKQAIEKELFSDLIRVSLEISVSDGAALAWLYANTKVLEVVYDEQVTHVEAELAASLLSTVERYRVSAP from the coding sequence TTGCTACAGGTTAACGGTGAAATAGAAGGTATAAAAAACAGTATTCTTGAAAAATTAAACAGTTTCTATACTTACCAAATCCCTAGAGACCATTTGTGGACACAGGAACTCATTGAACAACTTGCCGAAATCTCTTCGCAGGTGAACAAGGAAATTGCCGTGTATGCCGACCGCAAAGGCCGGATCACCGATGTCAGCATAGGAAATCACAGTACCGTGAAGCTGGCTGAAGTGGAGCAGAAACGCAGCCTGCAGCGCCTTTCAGGCACCCGTTGTATTCACACCCATCCGAAGAGCAGCGGTTTATTATCTTCCATGGACATCAGTTCTCTAAAGCAGTTGAATCTCGATGCAATGATCGCCATCGGGATCCGGAATAACCGGGCTGAAGATCTTTATGTTGGCATTCTGTCACCCACGAACATTGAGGAGGTCAATATTTTCGGACCCCTTGCGGCTGATATAGATGACTTTGCGTTGCTCTTTCAAAATATCGAAGATGCCGACAATGTACTCAGGAAATTGCCTGCAGAAAAAGCCAAAACAAGTGAACGTACCATACTGGTTGGACTGCAGACACGGTACAGCAGAGACCTATACGGAATCAGTGAAGCGGAAGTCTCGTTTGCTGAACTCGAAGAACTGGCCAAAACAGCCGACGCCTTGATTGTTGGCCATTTAATGCAAAAAAAAGAAACCCGCGATTCCTCAACGATCATCGGCCCGGGCAAGCTCGAGGAACTTCAGCAAATGATTCAGACACGCCAGGCTGATCTGGTTATCTTCGACGAAGAATTAACCGGCACCCAGCAGCGCATCCTGGAAGAAAAGCTGGGGTTGAAAGTTCTGTCCCGTACAGGCCTGATTCTGGATATATTCGCCCAGCATGCCCGTTCCAGGGAAGGAATCCTGCAAGTAGAGCTAGCCCAGCTCGAATATAGACTTCCCCGCCTGACAGGAACCGGGGTGGCGCTTTCCCGTCTGGGAGGCGGCATCGGAACAAGGGGACCGGGTGAAACAAAACTGGAAACCGACCGTCGTCATATTCGCTCCCGGATCGCTCATCTGAGAGAACGCCTTGACGACATCCGTAGACAACGCGGCATTCTCCGCGGAAACCGCCAAAAAAACAATATCCCGGTTCTGTCCATTGTCGGTTATACCAATGCCGGGAAATCTACCCTTTTAAATGCGTTGTGCGGCTCGGATGTCTTGGCCGAGGACAAACTGTTTGCTACGCTTGATCCGACAACCCGCAAGCTTCCCTTAAATAACGGCAGTACGGTCCTGCTTTCCGATACGGTAGGCTTTATTCGAAGACTTCCGCCTAATTTGCTCGATGCCTTTAAATCAACCCTGGAGGAAGTCGTATTATCCGACCAGATTTTGATTGTGGCTGATGCTGCTGATCCTCAGGTCGAAGACCACATCCGGATTGTCGATGAAATCCTGGCAGAACTTGGTGCAGGCAGTAAACCGACCCTGATTGTCCTCAACAAAGTTGACCGTTTGCATCCGGACAACCGGATCAGCTTGTGGCGCGAAACTCGGCCTGTTGTAGAAATTTCTGCTTTGCAGAGGAGCGGGTTGGAAGAACTGAAGCAGGCCATCGAGAAAGAACTGTTCAGTGACCTCATTCGGGTTAGTCTGGAAATTTCTGTTTCCGATGGAGCCGCATTGGCCTGGCTATATGCGAATACGAAAGTTCTTGAAGTCGTCTATGACGAACAAGTTACCCACGTCGAAGCGGAACTCGCCGCTTCCTTACTGAGCACTGTGGAGAGGTATAGAGTCTCTGCTCCATGA